The following coding sequences lie in one Kribbella sp. NBC_00709 genomic window:
- a CDS encoding SGNH/GDSL hydrolase family protein — MKSIASLLSAAALGAAVLLAPGVAHAATPNYVALGDSYASGVGTRTYISSSGSCQRSTKAYAYIDAGRIGANLTFVACSGAKVADVTANQLPSVTSSTNIVSVQVGGNDAGFSSVITECAKPSWLGDCTSAVAGAQTIINNTLPGRLNTLYSSIRSRASSAQVVVVGYPRLFNGTDCNAGTFFSPDEMTKLNATADLLNSKLAASASAAGFAFVNPTSKFIGHSVCGSPEWINGLSNPVSESYHPNVTGQAAFADLVQPAL; from the coding sequence ATGAAGTCCATCGCCAGTTTGCTGTCTGCTGCGGCGCTCGGTGCCGCGGTGCTGCTCGCTCCGGGTGTCGCGCACGCCGCGACGCCGAACTACGTCGCACTCGGTGACTCGTACGCCTCCGGTGTCGGGACCCGCACCTACATCTCCAGCAGCGGGTCCTGCCAGCGGTCCACCAAGGCGTACGCGTACATCGACGCCGGCCGGATCGGGGCCAACCTGACCTTCGTGGCCTGCTCCGGCGCCAAGGTCGCCGACGTCACGGCCAACCAGTTGCCGTCGGTGACGAGCTCGACCAACATCGTCTCGGTCCAGGTCGGCGGCAACGACGCCGGCTTCTCGTCGGTGATCACCGAGTGCGCGAAGCCGTCGTGGCTCGGCGACTGCACCAGCGCCGTGGCCGGCGCCCAGACGATCATCAACAACACCCTGCCCGGCCGGCTGAACACGCTGTACTCCTCGATCAGGAGCCGCGCCTCGTCGGCGCAGGTCGTGGTCGTCGGGTACCCGCGGCTGTTCAACGGCACCGACTGCAACGCCGGCACGTTCTTCAGCCCGGACGAGATGACCAAGCTGAACGCGACCGCCGACCTGCTCAACTCCAAACTCGCCGCCTCCGCGAGCGCGGCCGGGTTCGCGTTCGTGAACCCGACGTCGAAGTTCATCGGTCACTCGGTGTGCGGCAGCCCCGAGTGGATCAACGGCCTGTCGAACCCGGTCAGCGAGTCGTACCACCCGAACGTCACCGGCCAGGCCGCCTTCGCCGACCTCGTCCAGCCGGCGCTCTGA
- a CDS encoding winged helix DNA-binding domain-containing protein, with amino-acid sequence MDWLLTARMQANCLARPVNEAGPGGVADVVRRTGGLQAQTWRGAAYAVRARSTATTLADVSHAQEIDRSVVRGWFMRGTLQLVAVEDAGPLLALLGPKLIKDTERRYGELGLTERIRTQSADLLEEHLLAHGPSNRAELADVLVAAGLIPEPKGQAVYALIRHAGLLGRLCYGPGESWVATQVWLGKPLALEGDVEILARRYLTAYGPATARDFATWSGLPVPAARRAVEAVATTTFEVEGTDLSAVEDLRGCRDLRMVGEFDAYLLGYQHRYQELPRAIFPGGGMLRPAVLEGGRAIGAWRHSDLSVDLFDGGADLSAELKDLTRFAG; translated from the coding sequence GTGGACTGGTTACTGACGGCCAGGATGCAGGCCAACTGTTTGGCGCGTCCGGTGAACGAGGCCGGCCCCGGAGGGGTGGCCGACGTCGTACGCCGGACGGGGGGCCTCCAGGCGCAGACCTGGCGAGGCGCCGCCTACGCCGTACGCGCCCGATCGACCGCGACCACGCTCGCCGACGTCTCGCACGCCCAGGAGATCGATCGGTCCGTCGTCCGCGGCTGGTTCATGCGCGGCACACTGCAGCTGGTCGCCGTCGAGGACGCCGGCCCACTGCTAGCTCTGCTCGGCCCGAAACTGATCAAGGACACCGAACGCCGGTACGGCGAACTGGGCCTGACGGAACGTATCCGGACTCAATCGGCCGACCTCCTCGAGGAACACCTGCTCGCCCACGGTCCGTCGAATCGCGCCGAGCTCGCCGACGTACTGGTCGCCGCCGGCCTGATCCCCGAGCCGAAGGGCCAGGCGGTGTATGCGCTGATCCGGCACGCCGGTCTGCTCGGCCGACTCTGTTACGGGCCTGGCGAAAGCTGGGTAGCTACGCAGGTGTGGCTCGGGAAGCCGCTCGCCCTGGAGGGCGACGTCGAGATACTGGCTCGCCGCTACCTGACCGCCTACGGCCCGGCAACCGCCCGCGACTTCGCCACCTGGTCAGGTCTCCCGGTCCCCGCAGCCCGGCGTGCCGTCGAGGCAGTCGCGACCACGACCTTCGAGGTCGAAGGCACCGACCTGTCCGCCGTGGAGGACCTGCGAGGGTGCCGCGACCTGCGGATGGTGGGGGAGTTCGACGCGTATCTGCTCGGCTACCAGCACCGATATCAGGAGCTGCCGCGCGCGATCTTCCCGGGCGGCGGCATGCTGCGGCCCGCAGTACTGGAAGGCGGCCGAGCGATCGGAGCCTGGCGTCACTCCGACCTGTCCGTCGACCTGTTCGACGGCGGAGCGGATCTGTCGGCCGAACTGAAGGACCTGACCCGCTTCGCCGGTTGA
- a CDS encoding mandelate racemase/muconate lactonizing enzyme family protein, with amino-acid sequence MKITDISVEVTSEPKAHAVRDAIQLLDRNGQTRVRIDTDEGVSGVSTTYFGRVASSPAVLAHLITDQLAPVIVGEDPAMIRGIRQKLQTLTDYQGTAGLSSYGISAIDLALWDLLGKSLDVPVWKLLGAQRSAIPTYAMVGWLELDVAGLESVSAKAMEQGFRGVKMKVGGGALSEDVQRIKAVRNVIGPDAPLMVDANQAFGYSEALRRGRVYEELDCRWFEEPLPAADTDAHVRLAEKLDIPIATGENRYGQAAFRDLIARGGVGVVQPDLRRAGGLTDCLEIGLMAAGFGVPYASHGGGAHIHVLAALPNTIYVESGLLPADGRVELVDGCYPLPPGPGLSSWNG; translated from the coding sequence ATGAAGATCACCGATATCAGCGTCGAAGTCACCTCCGAACCGAAGGCGCACGCGGTCCGCGACGCGATCCAGTTGCTGGACCGCAACGGACAGACGCGGGTGCGGATCGACACCGACGAGGGCGTCAGCGGCGTCAGCACGACGTACTTCGGCCGCGTCGCGAGCTCGCCGGCGGTGCTGGCCCACCTGATCACCGATCAGTTGGCGCCGGTCATCGTCGGCGAGGATCCGGCGATGATCCGCGGGATCCGGCAGAAGCTCCAGACTCTCACCGACTACCAGGGGACCGCTGGTCTGTCGTCGTACGGCATCTCGGCGATAGACCTGGCGTTGTGGGACCTGCTGGGCAAGTCGCTCGACGTGCCGGTGTGGAAGCTGCTCGGGGCGCAGCGGTCCGCGATCCCGACGTACGCGATGGTCGGTTGGCTCGAGCTGGACGTCGCGGGTCTGGAAAGCGTCTCGGCCAAGGCGATGGAGCAGGGGTTCCGCGGCGTGAAGATGAAGGTCGGCGGGGGAGCGCTCTCCGAGGACGTCCAGCGGATCAAGGCGGTCCGCAACGTGATCGGGCCGGACGCGCCGTTGATGGTCGACGCGAACCAGGCGTTCGGGTACTCCGAGGCGCTGCGGCGCGGCCGGGTGTACGAGGAGCTGGACTGCCGCTGGTTCGAGGAGCCGCTGCCGGCCGCGGACACCGACGCCCATGTCCGGCTGGCCGAGAAGCTGGACATCCCGATCGCAACGGGGGAGAACCGGTACGGGCAGGCGGCGTTCCGGGACTTGATCGCGCGTGGTGGTGTCGGCGTCGTACAGCCTGATCTGCGGCGGGCCGGTGGCTTGACCGACTGTCTGGAGATCGGGTTGATGGCGGCGGGATTCGGGGTGCCGTACGCGTCGCACGGCGGGGGAGCGCACATCCACGTGCTCGCCGCGTTGCCGAACACCATCTATGTGGAGAGCGGTCTGCTGCCGGCTGACGGGAGGGTGGAGCTCGTCGACGGCTGCTATCCGCTGCCGCCGGGCCCAGGGTTGTCGTCCTGGAACGGCTAG
- a CDS encoding YciI family protein, translating into MKYMLLIYGNDETWDTLHAQGIERVLDQHRVLSAELKANGELVDGIGLTTKNARVVKVNDGVPAVTDGPFTEAKEVLAGYYIVECTLDRATEIAARLPEAPYSPIEIREFTDPM; encoded by the coding sequence ATGAAATACATGCTGCTGATCTACGGGAACGACGAGACCTGGGACACCCTGCACGCGCAGGGTATCGAGCGGGTGCTCGACCAGCACCGCGTGCTGTCCGCGGAGCTCAAGGCGAACGGCGAGCTCGTCGACGGCATCGGCCTGACCACCAAGAACGCCCGGGTGGTCAAGGTGAACGACGGCGTACCGGCGGTCACGGACGGCCCGTTCACCGAGGCCAAGGAAGTCCTGGCCGGCTACTACATCGTCGAGTGCACTCTCGACCGGGCGACCGAGATCGCCGCGCGCCTGCCGGAGGCGCCGTACTCCCCCATCGAGATCCGCGAGTTCACCGACCCGATGTAG
- a CDS encoding extracellular solute-binding protein produces MTDLSRRGLLKAAAALAGGGLLVGCAPGASRKTTDLSYWHLLTGGDGTVMAGLVDAVNAANLGFHATQTVLAWGAPYYTKLAMASAGGRAPDVAIMHASRIAGYAPGGLLEPWDLDLLAEVGLHESDFPARVWEKCQYDGKLYAIALDTHPFVLYYNTEHAEKAGVTDALHAMKSPDEFTEIATKLQKVTGKHGLSYGYLGDGAQMWRLWYTLYKQTGADMKLVPGQPAEVDKDAAVKTLTFVQSLLNDTIASRSGDGGTATSEFLHGQSGMFLGGVWELPVLKDAKMPVDALPIPTLFGTQAAYADSHTFVLPRQSKVSPERRKHVYTMVAEILKRSVKWAGGGHIPAYQPVAKSAEYQALKPQSNYAGIPASVNYDPDVWFSGAGSDFQNYFAENVQNVFLGSGDPAAGFDGFVARLNKLLDRPQPV; encoded by the coding sequence ATGACTGACCTTTCCCGACGTGGTCTGCTGAAAGCAGCGGCCGCGCTCGCCGGTGGTGGGTTGCTCGTCGGCTGCGCGCCCGGAGCGTCGCGGAAGACGACCGACCTGAGCTACTGGCACCTCTTGACCGGCGGTGACGGCACCGTGATGGCAGGCCTGGTGGATGCCGTCAATGCCGCGAACCTCGGGTTCCACGCGACCCAGACCGTGCTCGCCTGGGGAGCGCCGTACTACACGAAGCTGGCGATGGCCTCGGCCGGCGGCCGCGCCCCCGACGTCGCGATCATGCATGCCTCCCGGATCGCCGGCTACGCGCCCGGCGGCCTGCTCGAACCGTGGGACCTCGACCTGCTCGCCGAAGTCGGCCTGCACGAGAGCGACTTCCCGGCCCGGGTCTGGGAGAAGTGCCAGTACGACGGGAAGCTCTACGCGATCGCCCTCGACACGCACCCGTTCGTGCTCTACTACAACACCGAGCACGCGGAGAAGGCCGGTGTCACCGACGCGCTTCATGCGATGAAGAGCCCGGACGAGTTCACCGAGATCGCAACCAAGCTGCAGAAGGTGACCGGCAAGCACGGTCTGTCCTACGGCTACCTCGGTGACGGCGCGCAGATGTGGCGGCTCTGGTACACGCTCTACAAACAGACCGGCGCCGACATGAAGCTCGTGCCCGGTCAACCGGCTGAGGTCGACAAGGACGCCGCGGTCAAGACGCTGACCTTCGTCCAGTCGTTGCTCAACGACACCATTGCTTCGCGCAGTGGCGACGGGGGTACGGCGACGAGCGAGTTCCTGCACGGCCAGAGCGGGATGTTCCTCGGCGGTGTGTGGGAGCTGCCGGTGCTCAAGGATGCCAAGATGCCGGTCGACGCGCTTCCGATTCCAACGTTGTTCGGGACGCAGGCGGCGTACGCGGACTCGCACACGTTCGTCCTGCCGCGGCAGTCGAAGGTGTCGCCGGAGCGCCGCAAGCACGTGTACACGATGGTCGCGGAGATCCTCAAGCGCTCGGTCAAGTGGGCCGGCGGCGGCCACATCCCGGCGTACCAGCCGGTGGCGAAGAGTGCGGAGTACCAGGCGCTGAAGCCGCAGTCGAACTACGCGGGCATCCCGGCGTCCGTGAACTACGACCCGGACGTGTGGTTCAGCGGCGCGGGCAGCGACTTCCAGAACTACTTCGCCGAGAACGTGCAGAACGTGTTCCTCGGCAGCGGTGACCCAGCGGCCGGGTTCGACGGATTCGTCGCCCGGTTGAACAAGCTGCTCGACCGTCCGCAGCCGGTGTGA
- a CDS encoding carboxymuconolactone decarboxylase family protein: protein MTNPATILPDATKGIQNIYKAIGQSGTDGKVLELVHLRASQINGCSPCVFGGIKSALKNGETDERLHQVAAWRDSDLFTDAERAALAMAEAATRLADNPTSVSDEIWAAASAHFGEKELSAIVLMIALTNMFNRINTTVRAQAGATW, encoded by the coding sequence ATGACCAACCCTGCAACGATTCTTCCGGACGCCACCAAGGGCATCCAGAACATCTACAAGGCGATCGGGCAGTCCGGTACGGACGGCAAGGTCCTGGAGCTGGTGCACCTGCGGGCCAGCCAGATCAACGGCTGCTCCCCGTGCGTGTTCGGTGGGATCAAGTCGGCGCTGAAGAACGGCGAGACCGACGAGCGGCTGCACCAGGTCGCGGCGTGGCGGGACTCGGACCTGTTCACCGACGCCGAGCGGGCCGCGCTCGCGATGGCCGAGGCCGCGACCCGGCTGGCCGACAACCCGACCTCGGTGAGTGACGAGATCTGGGCCGCGGCGAGCGCGCACTTCGGTGAGAAGGAACTGTCCGCGATCGTGCTGATGATCGCGCTGACCAACATGTTCAACCGCATCAACACGACGGTGCGCGCGCAGGCCGGCGCCACCTGGTAG
- a CDS encoding MarR family winged helix-turn-helix transcriptional regulator codes for MADTYPLDSPSPYPAAEIARAWQRERPGTPTDSIEIVTPLWRLAKLFADDRRRVLADAGVDPATLDLLSVLRRAGSPYELSTRELSRRTLVTAGAISQRVARAEDSGLVTRRAADDGTRAVLVTLTPAGHALIERTVDQVLTRESELVASLSPTNRTRLAGQLQDLLDEVTRLASR; via the coding sequence GTGGCCGACACGTATCCGCTCGACTCCCCCAGCCCGTACCCCGCCGCGGAGATCGCCCGCGCCTGGCAGCGCGAACGCCCCGGTACACCGACCGACTCGATCGAGATCGTCACTCCCCTCTGGCGGCTCGCCAAGCTCTTCGCCGACGACCGCCGCCGCGTCCTCGCAGACGCCGGTGTGGACCCCGCAACGCTGGATCTGCTCAGCGTGCTGCGCCGCGCGGGATCGCCGTACGAGCTCAGTACGCGCGAACTGTCCCGCCGCACCCTCGTCACCGCGGGAGCGATCTCCCAGCGCGTCGCCCGCGCCGAGGACAGCGGCCTCGTCACCCGCCGCGCGGCGGACGACGGCACCCGCGCAGTACTCGTAACCCTGACCCCAGCCGGCCACGCCCTCATCGAACGCACCGTCGATCAGGTCCTCACCCGCGAGTCCGAACTCGTCGCCTCCCTCTCCCCCACCAACCGCACCCGGTTGGCCGGCCAACTCCAGGATCTCCTCGACGAGGTCACGAGGCTCGCATCCAGGTAA
- a CDS encoding carbohydrate ABC transporter permease, translating into MSTAIDTPAATAEKVTAQGKARAKRGETLTGWAFAAPFAVLFVLFLVVPALYGLYLSFTGETLTGAGSGLVGLANYGDALRDPDMWKSLGNTLWFTVLSTIPLVVLSLALALLVNLGLPGRWLWRLSFFLPYLLASTVVVMFWSWMYNPTLGLINGVLAKFGAAPVAWLQDPKVAMLSVVITTLWWTIGFNFLLYLAALQNIPEQQFEAAAIDGAGKWRQLFSIVIPQLTPTTALILTLQILASLKVFDQIYMLTNGGPAGKTRSIVQYIYESGFTGYRFGYSSAISYLFFVLIVLVALAQYKLINRRSAA; encoded by the coding sequence ATGTCTACTGCTATCGACACTCCGGCCGCGACGGCGGAGAAGGTCACAGCTCAGGGCAAGGCCCGGGCGAAGCGCGGGGAGACCCTCACCGGGTGGGCTTTCGCGGCGCCGTTCGCCGTACTGTTCGTGCTCTTTCTCGTCGTGCCGGCGCTGTACGGGCTGTACCTGAGCTTCACCGGCGAGACGCTGACCGGTGCGGGCAGCGGGCTGGTTGGCCTCGCCAACTACGGCGACGCGTTGCGCGACCCGGACATGTGGAAGTCGCTGGGAAACACGCTGTGGTTCACGGTGCTGAGCACGATCCCGCTCGTCGTACTGTCGCTCGCGCTGGCGCTGCTGGTGAACCTCGGCCTCCCGGGGCGCTGGTTGTGGCGCTTGTCGTTCTTCCTGCCGTATCTGCTCGCGTCGACCGTCGTGGTCATGTTCTGGAGCTGGATGTACAACCCGACGCTCGGGCTGATCAACGGCGTACTGGCGAAGTTCGGCGCGGCGCCCGTGGCCTGGCTGCAGGATCCGAAGGTGGCGATGTTGTCGGTCGTGATCACCACGCTGTGGTGGACGATCGGGTTCAACTTCCTGCTCTACCTGGCGGCGTTGCAGAACATCCCCGAGCAGCAGTTCGAGGCGGCCGCGATCGATGGCGCCGGCAAGTGGCGGCAGCTGTTCTCGATCGTGATCCCGCAACTGACGCCGACCACCGCGCTGATCCTGACGCTGCAGATCCTCGCGTCCCTGAAGGTCTTCGACCAGATCTACATGCTCACCAACGGCGGTCCGGCCGGGAAGACGCGATCGATCGTGCAGTACATCTACGAGTCGGGCTTCACCGGCTACCGGTTCGGCTACTCGTCGGCCATCTCGTACCTGTTCTTCGTGCTGATCGTCCTGGTGGCCCTGGCGCAGTACAAACTGATCAACCGCAGGAGCGCCGCATGA
- a CDS encoding SDR family NAD(P)-dependent oxidoreductase: MRTIVVTGGATGIGRATAERFRADGDDVVITGRRADVLAKTAADIGARGVVCDATDPAQIERLLAELPDQVDVLVNNAGGNTDFGRPDGDLAQLKANWLANLEANVVSAVLTTTALAPRLTTAVVHLGSIAGARGPGSYGASKAALSLWNADIAAELGPRGITSNVVAPGFTAETEFFQGRLTGRRRETLLQATLTKREGQVSDIAETIYFLASPAARHITAQVLHVNGGALITR; encoded by the coding sequence ATGAGGACGATCGTGGTGACCGGGGGAGCGACCGGGATCGGGCGGGCTACTGCTGAGCGGTTCCGCGCGGACGGCGACGACGTGGTGATCACCGGCCGGCGGGCCGACGTACTGGCGAAGACCGCGGCGGACATCGGAGCCAGGGGAGTGGTGTGCGACGCGACCGACCCGGCGCAGATCGAGCGACTGCTGGCCGAGCTGCCCGATCAGGTCGACGTGCTGGTCAACAACGCCGGCGGCAACACCGACTTCGGCCGGCCGGACGGCGACCTGGCGCAGCTGAAGGCCAACTGGCTCGCCAACCTCGAGGCGAACGTCGTCAGCGCGGTGCTCACGACGACCGCATTGGCACCGCGGCTCACCACCGCCGTCGTCCATCTGGGCTCGATCGCGGGCGCCCGCGGACCAGGTTCGTACGGCGCCTCCAAGGCCGCGCTCTCGCTGTGGAACGCCGACATCGCCGCCGAGCTCGGCCCGCGCGGGATCACCTCGAACGTGGTCGCGCCGGGCTTCACCGCGGAGACCGAGTTCTTCCAGGGCCGGCTCACCGGCCGGCGCCGCGAGACGTTGCTGCAGGCAACGTTGACCAAGCGCGAGGGCCAGGTCAGCGACATCGCAGAGACGATCTACTTCCTCGCCTCGCCCGCCGCCCGGCACATCACTGCCCAGGTCCTGCACGTGAACGGCGGAGCCCTGATTACTCGCTGA
- a CDS encoding LacI family DNA-binding transcriptional regulator: MRPTVKDVAKLAGVSPKTVSNVINGVVFVRPETRARVETALAELDYVPNMSARGLRNGRSGMIALALPDLLRPYSAEIIHLVVELAHERGWGVQIEQTAAEPKREFELLSKARAYLVDGLILNPVNLDDSAVTSAGPLPPVVLIGDVDQDVVSQVAIDNVAAARDMTRHLLARGCRRIAVVGTPEIPRGSSGAGVLAGSAEGPGTAASRLRTTGYHQALEEAGVPIDPSLEISLDRWRPEGAATVVGKYLADHELPDAFFCFTDSLASGALAALWGAGIAVPQQTLVAGFDNILESQFMIPPLTTIDFDRREFVGAALDLLGERMSDKDSPPRRVMIPHRVVERASTER, encoded by the coding sequence ATGCGTCCCACCGTCAAAGATGTCGCCAAGCTGGCCGGGGTGTCGCCGAAGACGGTGTCGAACGTGATCAACGGCGTCGTCTTCGTGCGCCCCGAGACCCGCGCCCGGGTGGAGACCGCCCTGGCCGAGCTCGACTACGTGCCGAACATGAGCGCGCGCGGACTCCGCAACGGCCGGTCCGGCATGATCGCGCTGGCACTGCCCGACCTGCTCCGGCCGTACTCCGCCGAGATCATCCACCTGGTCGTCGAGCTGGCGCACGAGCGCGGCTGGGGCGTGCAGATCGAGCAGACCGCGGCCGAGCCCAAGCGTGAGTTCGAGCTGCTCTCGAAGGCCCGCGCATACCTCGTCGACGGCCTGATCCTGAACCCGGTGAACCTCGACGACAGCGCGGTGACGTCGGCCGGCCCGCTCCCGCCGGTCGTGCTGATCGGCGACGTCGACCAGGACGTGGTCAGCCAGGTCGCCATCGACAACGTCGCGGCGGCGCGCGACATGACCAGGCATCTGCTGGCCCGCGGCTGCCGCCGCATCGCCGTGGTCGGTACGCCGGAGATCCCGCGCGGCTCGAGCGGCGCCGGCGTACTCGCGGGCTCCGCCGAAGGACCTGGTACGGCGGCATCGCGCCTGCGGACCACCGGCTATCACCAGGCGCTCGAGGAGGCCGGCGTACCGATCGATCCGTCGCTCGAGATCAGCCTCGACCGGTGGCGGCCGGAGGGCGCCGCGACCGTGGTCGGGAAGTATCTGGCCGACCATGAGTTGCCGGACGCGTTCTTCTGCTTCACCGACTCGCTCGCCTCGGGCGCGCTGGCCGCACTGTGGGGCGCGGGCATCGCCGTACCGCAGCAGACGCTGGTCGCCGGGTTCGACAACATCCTTGAGAGTCAGTTCATGATCCCGCCGCTGACCACGATCGATTTCGACCGGCGGGAGTTCGTCGGGGCTGCGCTCGACCTGCTCGGCGAGCGGATGTCCGACAAGGACTCGCCGCCACGCAGGGTGATGATCCCGCACCGCGTTGTCGAACGCGCCAGTACCGAACGCTAA
- a CDS encoding carbohydrate ABC transporter permease has translation MSTYTLSRGIKQTHKPGENPWSVSRMAALLVLAVLAATWLVPFAWSVLTSLKSEADAGAAGITLNPPDGFSFDAYRKVLSAGDIPAWAWNSLLTSVAITFITVATSALAGYAFSRVNFKGKRWLYAAIIAAIIIPPQLLIVPLFRQMLAFNLVDTYWGIILPQSFAPAMVLILKRFFDQIPVELEDAARVDGAGRLRVFWSVVLPLSRPILAAVAIFVFIGAWNNFLWPFIVTTDAHLMTLPVGLQTVKSAYGLQYAQNMASAILAALPLVLVFLFFQRQIIKGIATTGFGGQ, from the coding sequence ATGAGCACCTATACCCTCAGCCGCGGGATCAAACAAACGCACAAGCCTGGCGAAAACCCCTGGAGCGTGTCCAGAATGGCCGCGCTGCTGGTACTTGCGGTCCTGGCCGCAACCTGGCTGGTGCCGTTCGCCTGGTCCGTGCTGACGTCGCTGAAGAGCGAGGCCGACGCCGGCGCCGCCGGGATCACGCTGAACCCGCCGGACGGGTTCAGCTTCGATGCCTACCGCAAGGTGTTGTCGGCCGGTGACATCCCGGCCTGGGCGTGGAACAGCCTGCTCACCTCGGTCGCGATCACCTTCATCACGGTCGCCACGTCCGCGCTGGCCGGGTACGCGTTCTCGCGGGTGAATTTCAAGGGCAAACGTTGGTTGTACGCCGCGATCATCGCGGCGATCATCATCCCGCCACAGCTGCTGATCGTGCCGTTGTTCCGTCAGATGCTGGCGTTCAATCTGGTCGACACGTACTGGGGGATCATCCTGCCGCAGTCGTTCGCGCCCGCGATGGTGCTGATTCTCAAGCGTTTCTTCGACCAGATCCCGGTCGAACTGGAGGACGCGGCCCGCGTCGACGGCGCCGGCCGGCTGCGGGTGTTCTGGTCCGTCGTACTGCCGTTGTCGCGGCCGATCCTCGCTGCGGTGGCGATCTTCGTGTTCATCGGTGCGTGGAACAACTTCTTGTGGCCGTTCATCGTGACGACCGACGCGCACCTGATGACGCTGCCGGTGGGCCTGCAGACCGTCAAGAGTGCTTATGGGCTGCAGTACGCGCAGAACATGGCGTCCGCGATCCTCGCCGCGCTGCCACTGGTTCTCGTCTTCTTGTTCTTCCAGCGCCAGATCATCAAGGGCATTGCGACCACCGGCTTCGGTGGTCAGTAA
- a CDS encoding SRPBCC family protein translates to MTETLSSENGRTVLRMRRELRHPAEKVWRAITEPGQLAGWFPAAVELDLRLDGAVRFTFEHDPGAPVDEQSSGVIRAYEPPHLIEYTWGVEVLRWELQPTEDGCTLHLTATYDDRAGSASFAGGWSLCFDALRRVLGDSVPERDCRELHEHFVKVFGLDQVTLTDDGGLRFERQLVHPKEAVWELLTGAEAASVGSPPPAGFVAKGIDPGPVGEVEAPLRLTYGWSGGEVTWALRDGNGGARLVLTQTGPAADYLTAWHDLIETLAVAADL, encoded by the coding sequence ATGACCGAGACGTTGAGTTCCGAGAACGGACGGACCGTACTGCGGATGCGGCGAGAGCTGCGGCATCCGGCCGAGAAGGTCTGGCGGGCGATCACCGAGCCGGGGCAACTGGCGGGGTGGTTCCCGGCTGCGGTCGAGCTGGACCTGCGGCTGGATGGAGCGGTCAGGTTCACGTTCGAGCACGACCCTGGCGCACCGGTCGACGAGCAGAGCAGCGGGGTGATCCGCGCGTACGAGCCTCCGCATCTGATCGAATACACCTGGGGCGTCGAGGTACTCCGATGGGAGTTGCAGCCGACCGAGGACGGTTGCACGCTGCACCTCACGGCGACGTACGACGACCGAGCCGGCTCGGCCAGCTTCGCCGGCGGCTGGTCCCTGTGCTTCGACGCGCTGCGGCGAGTGCTGGGCGACAGCGTCCCGGAGCGCGACTGCCGCGAACTCCACGAGCACTTCGTCAAGGTCTTCGGCCTGGACCAAGTCACGCTGACCGACGACGGCGGCCTCCGCTTCGAGCGCCAGTTGGTGCACCCGAAGGAGGCCGTGTGGGAGCTGCTCACCGGCGCGGAAGCGGCAAGCGTCGGCAGCCCTCCGCCCGCCGGTTTCGTTGCCAAGGGCATCGACCCCGGACCGGTCGGTGAAGTCGAGGCGCCGCTGCGGCTCACCTACGGGTGGAGCGGTGGCGAGGTCACGTGGGCCCTGCGAGACGGCAACGGCGGAGCCCGCCTGGTCCTCACCCAGACCGGCCCTGCTGCGGACTACCTGACCGCCTGGCACGACCTCATCGAGACGCTGGCCGTCGCTGCGGACCTGTAG